The proteins below come from a single Bubalus kerabau isolate K-KA32 ecotype Philippines breed swamp buffalo chromosome 19, PCC_UOA_SB_1v2, whole genome shotgun sequence genomic window:
- the LOC129634502 gene encoding myeloid-associated differentiation marker-like has product MSTTSSSPGLCSWTVMGCSVRLLQLLSTGVASSLVASMGTQRVGVDNWFMFFWCFCYVVTLLIIIVEYSNLQSHFSSHWYNFPINYACYAALFCFSTSIISATTYVPFLPQGPTRNHAITATAFSCIAAVAYGTEFVWTWVGHRPRRIITYVHTLHGLLKLLENFVACIIFAFISNTSLYQHQPALVWCVAVYSTCFILGTLAILLGLLYCDNWLPIRFPVSQLGLTLFSILLYISALVLWLLYQFNEELGGQSQRSSDTTCRDEFTTYVCNWDQRLAVAILTAINLLLYVADLVIASCLVSDRLHPRAPDALYLWRYYVV; this is encoded by the coding sequence ATGTCCACCACTTCGTCATCCCCAGGCCTTTGCTCCTGGACTGTCATGGGCTGCTCCGTCCGCCTGCTGCAGCTGCTCTCCACCGGCGTGGCCTCCTCCCTGGTGGCCAGCATGGGCACTCAGCGGGTGGGCGTAGATAACTGGTTCATGTTCTTCTGGTGCTTCTGCTACGTTGTGACCCTCCTCATCATCATTGTGGAATACAGTAACCTCCAGTCCCACTTTTCCTCCCACTGGTACAACTTCCCCATCAACTACGCCTGCTATGCCGCCCTCTTCTGCTTCTCAACCTCCATCATCTCTGCCACTACTTATGTCCCGTTCTTGCCTCAGGGCCCCACCCGGAACCACGCCATCACGGCCACAGCATTTTCTTGCATCGCTGCTGTAGCTTACGGGACCGAATTTGTCTGGACCTGGGTGGGTCACCGGCCCAGAAGGATCATCACCTACGTGCATACGCTGCATGGCCTGCTCAAGCTGCTGGAGAACTTTGTGGCTTGCATCATCTTCGCCTTCATTAGCAACACCTCCCTGTACCAGCACCAGCCGGCCCTGGTGTGGTGCGTGGCTGTGTACTCCACCTGTTTCATCCTGGGGACCCTGGCCATCCTGCTGGGCTTGCTCTACTGTGACAACTGGCTGCCCATCCGCTTCCCCGTTTCCCAGCTTGGGCTGACCCTGTTTTCCATCCTCCTCTACATCAGCGCTCTGGTCCTCTGGCTGCTCTATCAGTTCAATGAGGAGCTGGGCGGCCAGTCCCAGCGATCCAGTGATACGACCTGCAGAGATGAGTTCACTACTTACGTGTGCAACTGGGACCAGCGACTGGCTGTGGCCATCCTGACAGCCATCAACTTGCTGCTTTATGTGGCTGACCTGGTGATCGCGAGCTGCCTGGTCAGTGACAGGCTCCACCCACGGGCTCCAGATGCCCTCTACTTATGGAGATATTATGTCGTCTGA
- the LOC129634014 gene encoding myeloid-associated differentiation marker-like, with protein sequence MTMPSLTIRLTMSSSSGLASATVMGYFLRLLQLLSTCLAFSLVATTGTWRETIGNWSMFIWCFCFVVTLLIFIVELCGLQFLWPFPWDDFLINYASYSTLLYLSASIIYPTTYLQIVPRGSSWNHAIAATAFSCLASVTYATEVAWIYAWPSHITCYVLPMPGLLKGLENFVACVIFGFISNTSLYLHQPALVWCVATYSICLFLGAVALLLYLRGYSNKLPVCFPIFLLGLALFSIFLYASALILWLLYQFDKNFGGQPQRSSDVSCRHHHLVCIWDQRLVVAILTAINLLIYVADLVYWARWVFVRD encoded by the coding sequence ATGACAATGCCCAGCCTGACCATCAGGCTCACCATGAGCTCGTCCTCTGGCCTGGCCTCTGCAACCGTCATGGGCTACTTCCTCCGCCTGCTGCAGCTGCTCTCCACCTGCCTGGCCTTCTCGCTGGTGGCTACCACTGGCACTTGGAGGGAGACCATAGGTAACTGGTCCATGTTCATCTGGTGCTTCTGCTTCGTTGTGACCCTCCTTATTTTCATAGTTGAGTTATGTGGGCTCCAGTTCCTCTGGCCCTTTCCCTGGGATGACTTTCTCATCAACTATGCCTCCTACTCCACCCTCCTCTACCTCTCAGCCTCCATTATTTACCCCACCACGTACCTCCAGATCGTCCCTCGTGGCAGCTCCTGGAACCACGCCATTGCTGCTACTGCCTTCTCCTGCCTCGCTTCTGTGACTTATGCCACTGAAGTAGCCTGGATCTATGCCTGGCCCAGCCACATCACCTGCTATGTGCTCCCCATGCCAGGACTGCTCAAGGGGCTAGAGAACTTCGTGGCCTGTGTCATCTTTGGCTTCATCAGCAATACCTCCCTGTACCTGCACCAGCCAGCCCTGGTGTGGTGTGTGGCCACGTACTCCATCTGCCTCTTCCTGGGGGCCGTGGCCCTCCTGCTGTATCTGAGAGGCTATAGCAACAAGTTGCCCGTTTGCTTCCCCATTTTCCTGTTGGGGTTGGCCCTGTTCTCCATCTTCCTCTATGCCAGCGCTCTGATCCTATGGCTGCTCTACCAGTTCGACAAGAATTTTGGTGGCCAGCCCCAGCGGTCCAGTGATGTGAGCTGCCGCCATCACCACTTGGTGTGCATCTGGGACCAAAGACTGGTTGTAGCCATCTTGACAGCGATCAACCTGCTGATTTACGTGGCTGACCTGGTGTACTGGGCCCGCTGGGTCTTTGTTAGGGACTGA
- the LOC129634503 gene encoding myeloid-associated differentiation marker-like: protein MPTRASSPDYDDFWVGFWYFRLPELFSTCVAFSLVADMGFGRGDIGNWSMSIWCFCFTMTLIIVMVELWRLPSHFPFYWYNFPVTYACYAALVCLSTSIIYSITYVQFLPYGPSRDRAIAATAFSCIASVVYALDVAWVWDWYDLSDIPCYVHTVPGLLKVLETFVAGVIFAFLSNTSLYLHQPALVWCVAVYSICFILAAVVLLLDLGEREYRLPVPFSIFQLVLSLLSVLLYISALVLWPLYQFSEELGGQPQRPSDGDCRDELTHNMCAWDQRLAVAVLTAINLLVYVADLVYWAHQVSVGTED from the coding sequence ATGCCCACTAGGGCATCATCCCCAGACTACGATGACTTTTGGGTAGGGTTCTGGTACTTCCGCTTGCCAGAGCTCTTCTCCACCTGCGTGGCTTTCTCCCTGGTAGCTGACATGGGCTTTGGGAGAGGGGACATAGGTAACTGGTCCATGTCCATCTGGTGCTTCTGTTTCACCATGACCCTCATCATAGTCATGGTCGAGTTATGGAGGCTCCCATCCCACTTTCCTTTCTACTGGTACAACTTCCCCGTCACCTATGCCTGCTACGCTGCCCTCGTCTGCCTCTCGACCTCCATCATCTACTCCATCACCTACGTCCAATTCCTGCCTTATGGTCCTTCCCGGGACCGGGCCATCGCTGCCACTGCATTCTCCTGCATCGCGTCTGTGGTTTATGCCCTGGATGTGGCCTGGGTATGGGATTGGTATGATCTCAGTGATATCCCCTGCTATGTGCACACTGTGCCAGGCCTGCTGAAGGTGCTGGAGACCTTTGTGGCCGGTGTCATCTTTGCCTTCCTCAGCAACACCTCCCTGTACCTGCACCAGCCGGCCCTGGTGTGGTGCGTGGCCGTGTACTCCATCTGCTTCATCCTGGCAGCTGTGGTCCTCCTGCTGGACCTGGGTGAACGTGAATACAGGCTGCCGGTCCCCTTCTCCATTTTCCAGCTAGTGCTCAGCCTGCTCTCCGTCCTCCTCTACATCAGTGCTCTGGTCCTCTGGCCGCTCTACCAGTTCAGTGAGGAGCTCGGCGGGCAGCCCCAGAGGCCCAGTGATGGGGACTGCAGGGACGAGCTCACCCACAACATGTGCGCCTGGGACCAGCGCCTGGCTGTGGCCGTCCTGACAGCCATCAACCTGCTGGTTTACGTGGCTGACCTGGTGTACTGGGCTCATCAGGTTTCTGTAGGGACTGAAGATTAG
- the LOC129634259 gene encoding myeloid-associated differentiation marker-like, with translation MPTRVTLPSWRYVNRVFWFLRVPQLLSTCVAFSLVADMGILRGDIGNWFMSFWCICFIVTLFIVIIELNDLQPRFPFYWYNFPVTFACYAALICLSASIIYSIAHVQFLPDGPEWDRAVAATAFSCIASVLYAIETAGMWNFYKLKIPCYLHTVPSLLNVLETFVAGVIFAFLSNTSLYLHQPALEWCVAVYSICFISEAVTILLNLGKWEDRLPIPFPICQLVLTVFSVLLYISALVLWPLYQFYEEFGGLPQRSSDVSCIDDLMCTWDHSLAVAVLTAINLLIYVAELGYWAHQVSVGTEDQSGDS, from the coding sequence ATGCCTACCAGGGTGACACTCCCATCCTGGCGCTACGTGAACAGAGTGTTCTGGTTCCTCCGCGTGCCGCAGCTCTTGTCCACCTGCGTGGCATTCTCCTTGGTGGCTGACATGGGCATTTTGAGAGGGGACATAGGTAACTGGTTCATGTCCTTCTGGTGCATCTGTTTCATTGTGACCCTATTCATAGTCATAATTGAGTTAAATGATCTCCAGCCTCGCTTTCCTTTCTACTGGTACAACTTTCCCGTCACCTTTGCCTGCTACGCCGCCCTCATCTGCCTCTCAGCCTCCATCATCTACTCCATCGCCCACGTCCAGTTCCTGCCTGATGGCCCTGAGTGGGACCGGGCCGTCGCTGCCACTGCATTCTCCTGCATCGCGTCAGTGCTTTATGCCATAGAAACGGCGGGCATGTGGAACTTCTACAAGCTCAAGATCCCCTGCTACCTGCACACCGTGCCCAGCCTGCTGAACGTGCTGGAGACCTTCGTTGCTGGTGTCATCTTTGCCTTCCTCAGCAACACCTCCCTATACCTGCACCAGCCGGCCCTGGAGTGGTGCGTGGCCGTGTACTCCATCTGCTTCATCTCAGAAGCAGTAACCATCCTGTTGAATCTGGGCAAATGGGAGGACAGGCTGCCCATCCCCTTCCCCATTTGCCAACTTGTGCTCACCGTGTTCTCTGTCCTCCTCTACATCAGTGCTCTTGTCCTCTGGCCGCTCTACCAGTTCTATGAGGAGTTCGGCGGGCTACCCCAGCGGTCCAGCGATGTGAGCTGCATTGATGACCTCATGTGCACCTGGGACCACAGCCTGGCTGTGGCCGTCCTGACAGCCATCAACTTGCTGATTTATGTGGCTGAGCTGGGGTACTGGGCCCACCAGGTCTCTGTAGGGACTGAGGACCAGTCTGGAGACTCCTGA